The following are from one region of the Salvia splendens isolate huo1 chromosome 2, SspV2, whole genome shotgun sequence genome:
- the LOC121764110 gene encoding WAT1-related protein At1g43650-like: MAGLLASMETKKPYLAMILIQVISAGMSLLSKAAITTGMDPYVFVVYRQAFATLALAPFAFFLERGDKSPPLAFALFCKIALVSTGIAVSLNLFHFALNYVSATFASALVNTCPAMMFILALCFRIERLSIKQGHGMAKVAGSALGFAGALVCTFVQGPAIYPESHKDFLRAYKQSYTRGDWIKGSLIILGSNGAWCMWFIMQGPLIKLYPSKLRLTALQCLSSCALSAAWAAAKQRHRESWSLGWNINLVSVFYCGAISTAICYWLIVWVVEKKGPVFGAAFSPLALIITAVFSAILLQETLHWGSVGGAVLLVIGLYGILWGKSKETEIAVTNQNEGAEETGLEDHT, from the exons ATGGCTGGCTTGCTGGCGTCTATGGAGACGAAGAAGCCATACCTGGCGATGATATTGATACAGGTGATCTCTGCTGGAATGTCTTTGCTGTCTAAGGCAGCAATCACAACAGGGATGGATCCTTACGTTTTTGTAGTCTATCGCCAAGCATTTGCTACACTTGCATTGGCCCCTTTCGCCTTTTTCCTCGAGAG AGGCGACAAGTCTCCTCCGCTGGCATTCGCCTTGTTCTGCAAGATAGCCTTGGTTTCGACTGG GATCGCGGTGAGCTTGAATCTCTTCCACTTTGCCCTCAACTACGTCTCTGCAACGTTTGCTTCTGCATTAGTCAACACGTGTCCGGCCATGATGTTCATTTTAGCTCTCTGCTTCCG AATAGAGAGGCTCTCAATAAAACAAGGGCATGGAATGGCTAAAGTGGCTGGTTCTGCATTAGGCTTTGCAGGTGCTCTGGTGTGCACTTTCGTGCAAGGGCCAGCCATCTACCCAGAGAGCCACAAAGACTTCCTGCGCGCCTACAAGCAAAGCTACACGAGGGGCGACTGGATAAAGGGCTCCCTCATCATTTTAGGATCCAACGGGGCATGGTGCATGTGGTTCATCATGCAG GGCCCGTTGATCAAGCTGTATCCTTCCAAACTGCGCCTCACGGCTCTCCAATGTCTCTCTAGCTGTGCATTATCAGCAGCATGGGCTGCAGCAAAGCAAAGACACAGAGAGTCTTGGAGTCTTGGATGGAACATCAACCTTGTTTCAGTCTTTTACTGT GGGGCGATTTCGACTGCAATCTGTTACTGGCTGATTGTTTGGGTGGTAGAGAAGAAAGGACCGGTGTTCGGGGCTGCCTTCTCGCCGTTAGCACTGATCATCACCGCGGTTTTCTCGGCCATATTGTTGCAGGAGACCCTTCACTGGGGAAG TGTTGGTGGAGCTGTTTTGTTAGTAATAGGGCTCTATGGCATTCTGTGGGGGAAGTCTAAAGAAACCGAAATAGCAGTAACCAATCAAAACGAGGGAGCAGAGGAAACAGGCTTGGAAGACCACACATGA